A window of Pirellula sp. SH-Sr6A contains these coding sequences:
- a CDS encoding enoyl-ACP reductase, producing MKLFEGKKGLILGVANDRSIAWAVAKEILDQGGVCGFSHLPDKADDEKKKNRMRVSKCVDAYPAQTAFLEPLDVQDDEQVASFMKMAGEKLGKIDFLLHSIAFADRDDLSRDTVETSRAGFKLAMDVSVYSLISVTNYARPLFNADASVLTMTYFGGEKCVPGYNVMGICKAALDATVRYLANDLGPHGHRVNAVSAGPLKTLAGVAAGVGEMQDYYGYVAPLARCVTHEEVGRSGAYLLSNYSSGITGEILHVDAGYNIMGSPGRLLYEFKK from the coding sequence GGGCTTATTCTCGGTGTTGCAAACGATCGCTCCATCGCTTGGGCTGTGGCCAAGGAAATCCTCGATCAAGGGGGAGTGTGCGGATTTTCTCACCTTCCTGACAAAGCAGATGATGAGAAGAAAAAGAATCGCATGCGCGTTTCGAAGTGCGTAGACGCTTACCCAGCCCAAACCGCGTTCCTGGAACCACTGGACGTTCAAGACGACGAGCAAGTCGCGTCGTTCATGAAAATGGCAGGCGAGAAACTGGGCAAGATTGATTTCTTGCTGCACTCCATCGCATTCGCCGATCGCGACGATCTCTCGCGCGATACCGTGGAAACGAGCCGAGCGGGCTTCAAGTTGGCGATGGACGTAAGCGTCTACAGCTTGATCTCCGTTACCAATTACGCTCGTCCACTCTTCAATGCCGACGCATCGGTCTTGACCATGACCTATTTCGGTGGAGAGAAATGTGTTCCTGGTTATAACGTTATGGGTATTTGCAAAGCGGCTCTCGATGCGACCGTACGCTACTTGGCAAACGATCTGGGACCTCACGGTCATCGCGTCAACGCTGTCAGCGCGGGCCCTCTGAAGACCCTGGCTGGCGTCGCCGCAGGCGTCGGGGAAATGCAAGATTATTACGGTTACGTCGCACCGCTCGCACGCTGCGTGACCCATGAAGAAGTAGGTCGCTCTGGAGCTTACTTGCTCAGCAACTATTCATCCGGCATCACGGGTGAAATCCTGCACGTCGACGCTGGATACAACATCATGGGCAGCCCAGGACGATTGTTGTACGAATTCAAGAAGTAG